From Bos indicus isolate NIAB-ARS_2022 breed Sahiwal x Tharparkar chromosome X, NIAB-ARS_B.indTharparkar_mat_pri_1.0, whole genome shotgun sequence:
gacagcacaaaagctcagttttattttctgcagttAACAATCACCAAACAACTATGTAGACACTGAGCCCCAAAAAGCAGCACAGATATAAGATGAAGCCCAATCAAAGTACTGCAGAAAGCAATGCCCTGGGGAAAGACCACCTGAAGCTAGGGCACATAGGCTAGGTTTAAACCCCTCTTCGGTGCTGAGAAACAGGGGCCCCAAAGTGCTGCAAGGACCGCATCACCAGGGAAAGCTGCTCCAGACAGAAAGCGATGGACCTCTGGAGCAGGCCAGGGTCTTCAGCAGTCAATCGGCTGAAAGGGAGGGAAAATGAAATTCAACTTTCCTccgagaaggaggaagaggagcacgTCCTCCCTCTGTTCCCGCACACCGACAAGCCCAGAGCACCACACTTTTCCTTTAGGCTTAATCGTCCATTATGGTTCCTCCTGGGCCCAGACTGGCCTtggccaccacccaccacccaccaccctctccccggCTCTGGACCCATTTAGAACTCACAGAACCATCATGCGGCCATTAACGTACAGCTCCTTCCGAATCCGCCCTCGCAATTGAATACGTGTAGTCAGGAAGTGGCGGGCAAGGTCCGCTTCCGCGTGTGATGAGAAAGGCACACTGAGGCTTCTGGTGGACATAAGGTTAAGGCACCATctgcatttctcattttgcctGTACGTCAGGATCCTTGCTCGCTGAGGCCCGCCTTCTCCCACAAGGAGGCTGCCTAGAAAGTCCGGACCTCTCAGCCTATACTCTTGAGTACACCCTGGATATCACTGCACAACCCTCTGGGACCCTTCAGGTTGCTTTTCCTCACTACCACCCGCACTACACATTTTGCCTGTACGACAGGCTCCCTGCTCACGGAAACATGCCTTCTACCACAAGGCCACCGCCAGACACCCTGGATATCACTGCCCGACACTGTGGTTCCTTTCAGGTTGCTTTTCCTCAATATCTTCCACTGGCAGTCAGACCACCCCTGACCCATATCCTCGAGCCCCTCAGAGTACCCTCCTCCTACACTCTTGAACCACTTGCAACCCCCCAAACCACCCCTAGTCCACAATTGGCCGCTCGGCTGCTTGGCCCACCATGGTTCCTGGAATAGGATACAACTGGAGGATTCGGTTACTCAGAACTGCAGCTCCAGGTGCAGTGCCTTCAACAGGCCCAGGAGCGTGTGATGGCCCCGGGATGTGCGGAATAACACCGGCTGCGCCACCTGACTCTCCTGAAGCGCTGGGGGCTCTGGGACCAGCCAGGACACCAGCGCCTCCATGAACTCCACGACTCACAGCGTAACCAGGGCAAGCTGGGTCTCTAGGGTCATCCTGGACACCAGCGCCACCCGGCTCACTGCGGCTGCCCTGTGCTGTGCCCGTTGCAAATTCCACGGCACCTGGGTCTTCATTGGCTGCCCTGCTGGCTCCTCCACCATGAGTGTCGGACTCCATCTTGAACCCTCTCCCCCAACCTGCGGagcgggaaagactgaagcctcCCTATAGAACCCAGGCGTGTACTGCGACCTGCAGCTCAGCATAGGCAGAGCGCCTGCGCACACTCACCCTGGTCCTGCCTCTCGATTGGTTCCCACCGAACATTCGTTCCCGCGGTGACTGCAGGCTCTCGGGCAATGGACGCCCCCGGCTAAAATTTCATGCGTTAGTGTGCCGTGTCGCCCCCTTCCGCCTGTGCGGACACACACCCATGTGGTCTGGGTGCTCTAAGTCAGCCCTGCCTTGGCCCGGAGACCTGGTAAAAGGCTTAGTGGTGAtgcctctgggtgtgtgtgtgggggggggggggcgggggggcagctCCTTAGTGCGCATGGTCAGGCAGACACTGCCACACTCTGCAGCACACGTGACTGTTTCTGGTCCAAGCCTGCAAACCCCAAGTGAGCCCTGGTCCCTGTGCACCTCCAAGTCTGTGCTCACAGGTGACCATCCTGCTGAGCACAGATCCTTGTCATCAACTTCCGGAAGGCAGTGGGGCCCCTTTGTGTCACGCCTGGTCTGTCCCTCTGGTGTCCCACACGGAGCTGACGTGTGCATTCGTGTGTCTCTAGGTAGGTGCAACACATGGGCATCTGCCTgtccatgtctgtgtgtgtgtgtgtgtgcccgagaAAGATAGGCAGTGCCTATGCACAGGTgctagcacatgtgtgtgtacctgtgtgtgagagagcatgTGATCAGGTGCATGCACATGGGAGTATAAGTGTGTTTGTGCACAGGGTCATGCACATGggggggtgtgtgcgtgtgtgtgtgtgagacagagagcaCGTGTCAGAGGCATGCAGATTGGCATCTCTGTGTGCTTTGTTCACACGCAGGTGCCTTTGCATGGTGGTGGATGGGGAACCGGTCCTGGAGTCCTGAGACTAGGGATGCGGAGTGGACTGTGCTTGGCCGCCTGAGGAGGGAAGCGAGGACTACTGTTGGACTCACTGGAGATGGCATGGGGCTGGGCCTCTTGGGGCTGCAGGCACACAGACGGCATGGAGTCCAGGCTAGGGGCTTACCCAGACCCGCCAGAAGCACCGGTGCGAACAGCCTCACACAGGGCTGCCGGAAGGACAGTGGCCTCCAGGAAACCCCTAGTCGCATGGCCTCTGCTGGCACAACTCTCCCGGGCCTTCCCTCTCCAGGAACAAGGTCTTGTAGCTCTCCGGAGGGCTGTAGCTGCCAGGTGCCCTCAACTGGAAGGTGACCCTGTGTCTGCTGGCCTGCTGGGTGCTGGTCTATGTCTGTGTCTGGAAGGGGTCAAGTCAACAGACACAGTGCTGCTGGGGGCGATGACGGGGCTCGGGCGCCACTCTCTGATAGGGGGTGTGCGTCTCCCGGGGAACCACTGGTGCCACGGGAGGCGAGTGGATCAGGGCCACTGCCCGAGGAGGGGACAGGTTACTTCAGTCAGTCCGCTTGATCCTCACTGCCTGGCTGGATAGGCCTCTCGGTGGCCTCCAAATCGAAGGCCAGCAGCCGTCCCCACCCACAGTGTAGGGATTCGATTTTCCTCCATTATCACCTTTAGTTGTAGGAGTTTTGTAGGTGACCTTGATCAGATTAAGAAAGTCTGTTTGTAGTCCTAGGTTTCCAAGAGTTTTTAAGATAGTGGTTCTCGAATATCGTCAAATGCTTTTGCGGCATCTATCCAAATGATCGTATgggttttctcctgtgttttcttcatgtGATGAATAACGCTGGTTGAAGATATTTTAATGCATAACCAATCCTTCATTCTTGGGATAGATCTTTTTTGGTCCTAATGctttatatattgctggattaattttgctaacatttcatttttttttttgcttaatgaagaatattgttctataattttcttttcttgcagtgTCTTCATCCAATTTTGGTATTGTGGAAGGCTGGCCCCATAATGATTTGAGAACTGTTAAATCTCCTCTATGAAAGAATTTGTATGGGTttggtgatatttctcctttATGTATTTCATAGGATTCACTACTTAAGTCACATGGGCCTGGAGTTTTCTGTTCCAAATCTTTGATAGACCTAGGGATTATCTagggttttcactttctttttgagttagttttgGGAATTTTGGTCATTCAAGGAATTTGTTGATTTCATctatttttgcaaatgtttttggctttcctctttttacatttatttatttatttaaattggaggctcattactttacaatattgttctggtttttgccatacattgacatgagtcagccatgtgtgtacatgtgtcccacattCTGAATcccactcccacttccctccctatccaattcctcagggtcatcccggtgcaccggccctgagcgccctgtctcacgcatcgaacctggactgacgatctaTTTCTcgtgtggtaatatacatgtttcaatgcgattgtctcaaatcatcccaccctcgccttctcccaaacAGCCCAACAGCCTGTTCTTTAtctcggtgtctcttttgctgtcttgcatatagggtcatccttaccatctttctaaattcgacatatatgcattactataccGTACTGGCGtttttctttgtgacttacttcaccctgtataaaaggctccagtttcatccacctcgttagagctgattccagtgtgttctttttaatagccatccaaccatctcatcctccatcgtccccttatcttcctgccttcaatcgttcccagcattaggggctttgccagtgagtcacctcttcaaatcaggtggccaaagtgttggagctttcattttaaaagaaatcagttaaaacgcataaattggaaagaaagaaagaactgtgtatttatttacagACAAAATGATTGTCTATGGATGAAGTCCAGTGGGACGTAGAAAAGAGCTATTACAATTAATTAGTGAGTAGAGCAAGGTTTCAGGGTTCACGGATACCCTTGAGaggacttggactgcaaggagaacagaccagtcaatcctaaaggaagtcaaccctgaatattcattggacggactcatgctgatcctgaagctcctatactttggctacctgatgtgaagggccaactacctggaagagaccctgatgctggggaagactgaaggcaacaggagaagggggagacagaggatgagatgggtagatagcataacccactcaatggacatgaactggagtaaattccaggagatagtggaggacaaaggagtctggtatgctacagtccatgggggcacaaatagTTGGCCATGAATTATAGACTGAAGAAACAACATCCTTCAGGtgttaaatgaaaagtgaaaagtgcactTGCTCTGTggagtccaactccttgcaagcccatgaattgtagcctgcaagctccactgtccaggatttctccaggcaaaaatactggagtggattgccattaccttctccagaggatattcacaACCCGGAGTTTGAACCCGGTctaccacactgcaggcagattctttaccatctgagccaccagggaaggcctctggtaactcttaacatttaatataactataaaatcataaaatactcCAAAATTATTACCGAATGACAGTATACAACTTTCTTATTCTCCCACTTCTTACATTGTCTTCAATTACGTTGTAGTCCTCGAACACTTGGATCTCAGAACCTCCCCTCCAACTGAAAGACACATGCAGTATGAGGAAGTGcagaagctaaaaataaagtcagagacagcacaaaagctcagttttattttccgCAGTTAACAATCACCAAACAACTATGTAGACACTGAGCCCCAAAAAGCAGCACAGACATAAGATGAAGCCCGATCAAAGTACTGCAGAAAGCAACGCCCTGGGGAACGACGCCTGAAGCTAGGGCACATAGGCTAGGTTTAAACCCCTCTTCTGTGCCGAGAAACACGGCCCCCAAAGTGCTGCAAGGACCGCATCACCAGGGAAAGCTGCTCCAGACAGAAGACGATGGAGTTCTGGAGCAGGCCAGGGTCTTCAGCAGTCAATCGGCTGAAAGGGAGGGAAAATGTCATTCAACTTTCCTccgagaaggaggaagaggagcacgTCCTCCCTCCGTTCCCGCACACCGACAAGCCCAGAGCACCACACTTTTCCTTTAGGCTTAACCGTCCGTTATGGCTCCTCCTGGGCCCAGACTGGCCTtggccaccacccaccacccaccaccctctccccggCCCTGGACCCCTTTAGAACTCACAGAACCAGCATGTGGCCATTAACGTCGAGCTCCTTCCGAATCGGCCCTCGCAGTTGGGTACGTACAGTCAGGAAGTGGCGGGCAAGGCCCGCATCCACGTGTGATGCGAAAGGCACAGTGAGGCTGCTGGTGGATATGAGGTTAAGGCACCAACCGCATTTCTCATTTTGCCTGTACGTCGGGATCCCTGCCCACTGAGACCCGCTTTCTCCCACAAGGAGGCCGCCTAGAAAGTCCGGACCTCTCAGCCTATACCCTGAGTTACACCCCGGATATCACTGCACGACCCTCTGAGACCCTTCAGGTTGCTTTTCCTCACCACCATCCACACTATTCATTTTTCCTGTACCACAGGCTCCCTGCTCACGGAAACACGCATTCTACCACAAGGCCACTGGCAGACACCGTGGATATCACCTCCCGACTCTCTGGTTCCCTTCAGGGTGCTTTTCCTCACTGTCTTCCCCTCACAGCCAGACCACCCCTCACCCATATCCTCCAGCCCCCCAGAGTACGCTCCTCCTACACTTTAGCACCACTTGtaaccgccccccccccgcccccgcccccgccaaacCACCCCTAGCTCACATCCTGGCCCCCGCGGCCGCCTGGCCCGCTGGGGTTCCTGGAATAGGATACAACTGGATGGCTCGATTACTCAGAACTGCGGCTCCAGGTGGAGTATCTCCACCAGGCCCTGGAGCGTGTGATGGCCCCGGGATGTGCGGAATggcagcagctgcaccacctgacTCTCCTGCAGCGCTGGGGCCTCTGGGACCAGCCAGGTCACCAGCGCCTCCATGAACTCCACGGCTGACGGCATCACCAGGGCCAGCTGGGTCGTCAGGGTCATCCTGGCCACCAGCACCACCCGGCTGGCTGCAGCTACCACGTGCTGTGCCCACTGCAAATTCCACGgcacctgggtgttcatcggCTGCCCTGCTGGCTCCTCCACCGTGCGCGTCGGACTCCATCTTGAACCGTCTCCCGCTCCCTCCGCAGCCGGAAAGACTGAACCCTCCCTACAGAACCCAGGCGTGTACTGCGACCTGCAGCTCAGCATAGGCAGAGCGCCTGCGCACACTCACCCTGGTCCTGCCTCTCGATTGGTTCCCACCAAACATTCGTTCCCGTGATGACTGCAGGCTCTCGGGCAATGGACGCCCCCGGCTAAAATTTCATGCGTTAGTGTGCCGTGTCGCCCCCTTCCGCCTGTGCGGACACACACCCATGTGGTCTGGGTGCTCTAAGTCAGCCCTGCCTTGGCCCGGAGACCTGGTAAACGGCTTAGTGGTGAtgcctctgggtgtgtgtgtgggggaggggggtgggggggcacctCCTTAGTGCGCATGGTCAGGCAGACACTGCCACACTCTGCAGCGCACGTGACTGTTTCTTGTCCAAGCCTGCAAACCCCAAGTGAGCCCTGGTCCCTGTGCACCTCCAAGTCTGTGCCGTTGCCAACCTGGCCACGCTCACAGGTGACCATCCTGCTGAGCGCAGATCCTTGTCATCAACTTCCGGAAGGCAGTGGGGCCCCTTTGTGTCACGCCTGGTCTGTCCCTCTGGTGTCCCACACGGAGCTGACGTGTGCATTCGTGTGTCTCTAGGTAGGTGCAACACATGGGCATCTGCCTgtccatgtctgtgtgtgtgtgtgtgtgcccgagaAAGATAGGCAGTGCCTATGCACAGGTgctagcacatgtgtgtgtacctgtgtgtgagagagcatgTGGTCAGGTGCATGCACATGGGAGTATAAGTGTGTTTGTGCACAGGGTCATGCACATGGGGggggggtgtgcgtgtgtgtgtgtgagacagagagcaCGTGTCAGAGGCATGCAGATTGGCATCTCTGTGTGCTTTGTTCATGCGCAGGTGCCTTTGCATGGTGGTGGACGGGGAACCGGTCCTGGAGTCCTGAGACTAGGGATGCGGAGTGGACTGTGCTTAGCTGCCTGAGGAGGGAAGCGAGGACTACTGTTGGACTCACTGGAGATGGCATGGGGCTGGGCCTCTTGGGGCTGCAGGCACACAGACGGCATGGAGTCCAGGCTAGGGGCTTACCCAGACCCGCCAGAAGCACCGGTGCGAACAGCCTCACACAGGGCTGCCGGAAGGACAGTGGCCTCCAGGAAACCCCTAGTCGCATGGCCTCTGCTGGCACAACTCTCACGGGCCTTCCCTCTCCAGGAACAAGGTCGTGTAGCTCTCCGGAGGGCTGTAGCTGCCAGGTGCCCTCAACTGGAAGGTGACCCTGTGTCTGCTGGCCTGCTGGGTGCTGGTCTATGTCTGTGTCTGGAAGGGGTCAAGTCAACAGACACAGTGCTGCTGGGGGCGATGACGGGGCTCGGGCGCCACTCTCTGATAGGGGGTGTGCGTCTGCCGGGGAACCACTGGTGCCACGGGAGGCGAGTGGATCAGGGCCACTGCCCGAGGAGGGGACAGGTTACTTCAATCAGTCCGCTTGATCCTCACTGCCTGGCTGGATAGGCCTCTCGGTGGCCTCCAAATCGAAGGCCAGCAGCCGTCCCCACCCACAGTGTAGGGATTCGATTTTCCTCCATTATCACCTTTAGTTGTAGGAGTTTTGTAGGTGACCTTGATCAGATTAAGAAAGTCTGTTTGTAGTCCTAGGTTTCCAAGAGTTTTTAAGATAGTGGTTCTCGAATATCGTCAAATGCTTTTGCGGCATCTATCCAAATGATCGTATgggttttctcctgtgttttcttcatgtGATGAATAACGCTGGTTGAAGATATTTTAATGCATAACCAATCCTTCATTCTTGGGATAGATCTTTTTTGGTCCTAATGctttatatattgctggattaattttgctaacatttcattttttttttttgcttaatgaagaatattgttctataattttcttttcttgcagtgTCTTCATCCAATTTTGGTATTGTGGAAGGCTGGCCCCATAATGATTTGAGAACTGTTAAATCTCCTCTATGAAAGAATTTGTATGGGTttggtgatatttctcctttATGTATTTCATAGGATTCACTACTTAAGTCACATGGGCCTGGAGTTTTCTGTTCCAAATCTTTGATAGACCTAGGGATTATCTagggttttcactttctttttgagttagttttgGGAATTTTGGTCATTCAAGGAATTTGTTGATTTCATctatttttgcaaatgtttttggctttcctctttttacatttatttatttatttaaattggaggctcattactttacaatattgttctggtttttgccatacattgacatgagtcagccatgtgtgtacatgtgtcccacattCTGAATcccactcccacttccctccctatccaattcctcagggtcatcccggtgcaccggccctgagcgccctgtctcacgcatcgaacctggactgacgatctaTTTCTcgtgtggtaatatacatgtttcaatgcgattgtctcaaatcatcccaccctcgccttctcccaaacAGCCCAACAGCCTGTTCTTTAtctcggtgtctcttttgctgtcttgcatatagggtcatccttACCATCTTGCTAAATTCGacatatatgcattactataccgtattggcgtttttctttgtgacttacttcaccctgtataaaaggctccagtttcatccacctcgttagagctgattccagtgtgttctttttaatagccatccaaccatctcatcctccatcgtccccttatcttcctgccttcaatcgttcccagcattaggggctttgccagtgagtcacctcttcaaatcaggtggccaaagtgttggagctttcattttaaaagaaatcagttaaaacgcataaattggaaagaaagaaagaactgtgtatttatttacagACAAAATGATTGTCTATGGATGAAGTCCAGTGGGACGTAGAAAAGAGCTATTACAATTAATTAGTGAGTAGAGCAAGGTTTCAGGGTTCACGGATACCCTTGAGaggacttggactgcaaggagaacagaccggtcaatcctaaaggaagtcaaccctgaatattcattggacggactcatgctgatcctgaagctcctatactttggctacctgatgtgaagggccaactacctggaagagaccctgatgctggggaagactgaaggcaacaggagaagggggagacagaggatgagatgggtagatagcataacccactcaatggacatgaactggagtaaattccaggagatagtggaggacaaaggagtctggtatgctacagtccatgggggcacaaatagTTGGCCATGAATTATAGACTGAAGAAACAACATCCTTCAGGtgttaaatgaaaagtgaaaagtgcactTGCTCTGTggagtccaactccttgcaagcccatgaattgtagcctgcaagctccactgtccaggatttctccaggcaaaaatactggagtggattgccattaccttctccagaggatattcacaACCCGGAGTTTGAACCCGGTctaccacactgcaggcagattctttaccatctgagccaccagggaaggcctctggtaactcttaacatttaatataactataaaatcataaaatactcCAAAATTATTACCGAATGACAGTATACAACTTTCTTATTCTCCCACTTCTTACATTGTCTTCAATTACGTTGTAGTCCTCGAACACTTGGATCTCAGAACCTCCCCTCCAACTGAAAGACACATGCAGTATGAGGAAGTGCAGAAGCTAAAAATCAAGTCAGAGACAGCACaaaagctcagttttattttctgcagttAACAATCACCAAACAACTATGTAGACACTGAGCCCCAAAAAGCAGCACAGACATAAGATGAAGCCCGATCAAAGTACTGCAGAAAGCAACGCCCTGGGGAACGACGCCTGAAGCTAGGGCACATAGGCTAGGTTTAAACCCCTCTTCTGTGCCGAGAAACACGGCCCCCAAAGTGCTGCAAGGACCGCATCACCAGGGAAAGCTGCTCCAGACAGAAGACGATGGAGTTCTGGAGCAGGCCAGGGTCTTCAGCAGTCAATCGGCTGAAAGGGAGGGAAAATGTCATTCAACTTTCCTccgagaaggaggaagaggagcacgTCCTCCCTCCGTTCCCGCACACCGACAAGCCCAGAGCACCACACTTTTCCTTTAGGCTTAACCGTCCGTTATGGCTCCTCCTGGGCCCAGACTGGCCTTGgtcaccacccaccacccaccaccctctccccggCCCTGGACCCCTTTAGAACTCACAGAACCAGCATGCGGCCATTAACGTCGAGCTCCTTCCGAATCGGCCCTCGCAGTTGGGTACGTACAGTCAGGAAGTGGCGGGCAAGGCCCGCATCCACGTATGATGCGAAAGGCACAGTGAGGCTGCTGGTGGACATGAGGTTAAGGCACCAACCGCATTTCTCATTTTGCCTGTACGTCGGGATCCCTGCCCACTGAGACCCGCTTTCTCCCACAAGGAGGCCGCCTAGAAAGTCCGGACCTCTCAGCCTATACCCTGAGTTACACCCCGGATATCACTGCACGACCCTCTGGGACCCTTCAGGTTGCTTTTCCTCACCACCATCCACACTATTCATTTTGCCTGTACGACAGGCTCCCTGCTCACGGAAACACGCATTCTACCACAAGGCCACTGGCAGACACCGTGGATATCACCTCCCGACTCTCTGGTTCCCTTCAGGGTGCTTTTCCTCACTGTCTTCCCCTCACAGCCAGACCACCCCTCACCCATATCCTCCAGCCCCCCAGAGTTCGCTCCTCCTACACTTTAGCACCACTTGtaaccgcccccccaccccgcccccgcccccgccaaacCACCCCTAGCTCACATCCTGGCCCCCGCGGCCGCCTGGCCCGCTGGGGTTCCTGGAATAGGATACAACTGGATGGCTCGATTACTCAGAACTGCGGCTCCAGGTGGAGTATCTCCACCAGGCCCTGGAGCGTGTGATGGCCCCGGGATGTGCGGAATggcagcagctgcaccacctgacTCTCCTGCAGCGCTGGGGCCTCTGGGACCAGCCAGGTCACCAGCGCCTCCATGAACTCCACGGCTGACGGCATCACCAGGGCCAGCTGGGTCGTCAGGGTCATCCTGGCCACCAGCACCACCCGGCTGGCTGCAGCTACCACGTGCTGTGCCCACTGCAAATTCCACGgcacctgggtgttcatcggCTGCCCTGCTGGCTCCTCCACCGTGCGCGTCGGACTCCATCTTGAACCGTCTCCCGCTCCCTCCGCAGCCGGAAAGACTGAACCCTCCCTACAGAACCCAGGCGTGTACTGCGACCTGCAGCTCAGCATAGGCAGAGCGCCTGCGCACACTCACCCTGGTCCTGCCTCTCGATTGGTTCCCACCGAACATTCGTTCCCGCGGTGACTGCAGGCTCTCGGGCAATGGACGCCCCCGGCTAAAATTTCATGCGTTAGTGTGCCGTGTCGCCCCCTTCCGCCTGTGCGGACACACACCCATGTGGTCTGGGTGCTCTAAGTCAGCCCTGCCTTGGCCCGGAGACCTGGTAAACGGCTTAGTGGTGAtgcctctgggtgtg
This genomic window contains:
- the LOC139181073 gene encoding EKC/KEOPS complex subunit LAGE3-like isoform X2, translating into MESDAHGGGASRAADEHPGAVEFAVGTARGSCSQPGGAGGQDDPDDPAGPGDAVSRGVHGGAGDLAGPRGPSAAGESGGAAAAIPHIPGPSHAPGPGGDTPPGAAVLSNRAIQFLTVPFASYVDAGLARHFLTVRTQLRGPIRKELDVNGRMLVLRLTAEDPGLLQNSIVFCLEQLSLVMRSLQHFGGRVSRHRRGV
- the LOC139181073 gene encoding EKC/KEOPS complex subunit LAGE3-like isoform X1: MESDAHGGGASRAADEHPGAVEFAVGTARGSCSQPGGAGGQDDPDDPAGPGDAVSRGVHGGAGDLAGPRGPSAAGESGGAAAAIPHIPGPSHAPGPGGDTPPGAAVLSNRAIQFSLTVPFASYVDAGLARHFLTVRTQLRGPIRKELDVNGRMLVLRLTAEDPGLLQNSIVFCLEQLSLVMRSLQHFGGRVSRHRRGV
- the LOC139181659 gene encoding EKC/KEOPS complex subunit LAGE3-like gives rise to the protein MESDTHGGGASRAANEDPGAVEFATGTAQGSRSEPGGAGVQDDPRDPACPGYAVSRGVHGGAGVLAGPRAPSASGESGGAAGVIPHIPGPSHAPGPVEGTAPGAAVLSNRILQLSLSVPFSSHAEADLARHFLTTRIQLRGRIRKELYVNGRMMVLRLTAEDPGLLQRSIAFCLEQLSLVMRSLQHFGAPVSQHRRGV